In the Sarcophilus harrisii chromosome 1, mSarHar1.11, whole genome shotgun sequence genome, one interval contains:
- the CCNH gene encoding cyclin-H isoform X1 — MYHNSSQKRHWTFSSEEQLGRLRADANRKFKCKVVANGKVMANDPVFLEPQEELIICKYYEKRLLDFCSIFKPTMPRSVVGTACMYFKRFYLNNSVMEYHPRIIMLTCAFLACKVDEFNVSSAQFVGNLRESPLGQEKALEQILEYELLLIQQLNFHLIVHNPYRPFEGFLIDLKTRYPVLENPEILRKTADDFLNRIALTDAYLLYTPSQIALTTILSSASRAGINMESYLSESLMLKENRTCLSQLLETMKCMKTLVKKYEPPRSEEVAALKQKLEKCHSAELAFNINVKKRKGYEDDEYVSKKSKLEEEEWTDDDLLDSL; from the exons ATGTATCACAACAGCAGCCAGAAACGACACTGGACGTTCTCCAGCGAGGAGCAGCTGGGGCGTCTCCGCGCCGACGCCAACCGCAAGTTCAAGTGCAAAGTGGTGGCGAACGGGAAG GTTATGGCAAATGATCCAGTATTTCTTGAACCTCAGGAAGAATTGATAATCTGCAAATATTATGAGAAAAGACTATTAGACTTCTGCTCCATATTTAAGCCTACAATGCCACGGTCTGTTGTG GGTACAGCATGCATGTACTTCAAGCGTTTTTACCTCAATAACTCAGTAATGGAATATCATCCTCGGATAATAAT gcTCACTTGTGCATTTTTGGCATGCAAAGTAGATGAATTCAATGTGTCTAGTGCACAATTTGTTGGAAATCTTCGGGAGAGCCCACTTGGACAGGAAAAAGCACTTGAACAAATTTTGGAATATGAACTCTTACTTATTCAGCAGCTTAATTTCCACCTTATTGTCCACAATCCTTATCGGCCATTTGAGGGTTTTCTCATTGACTTGAAG actcgTTACCCAGTCCTGGAGAATCcagaaattttaaggaaaacagcTGATGATTTTCTTAATAGAATTGCTTTGACAGATGCTTATCTTTTATATACACCTTCACAGATTGCTCTGACTACCATTTTATCCAGTGCCTCCAGAGCTGGAATTAACATGGAaag ttatttatcaGAAAGTCTTATGCTGAAAGAGAATCGGACCTGTTTGTCACAGTTATTAGAGACAATGAAAT GCATGAAAACCTTAGTAAAAAAGTATGAACCACCAAGATCTGAGGAAGTCGCTGCTCTAAAACAGAAACTAGAGAAGTGTCACAGTGCTGAACTTGCATTTAATATAAACGT aaagaaaaggaaagggtatGAAGATGATGAGTATGTCTCAAAGAAATCTAAGTTGGAGGAG gaaGAATGGACTGATGATGATCTTCTAGATTCCTTATAA
- the CCNH gene encoding cyclin-H isoform X2, giving the protein MYHNSSQKRHWTFSSEEQLGRLRADANRKFKCKVVANGKGTACMYFKRFYLNNSVMEYHPRIIMLTCAFLACKVDEFNVSSAQFVGNLRESPLGQEKALEQILEYELLLIQQLNFHLIVHNPYRPFEGFLIDLKTRYPVLENPEILRKTADDFLNRIALTDAYLLYTPSQIALTTILSSASRAGINMESYLSESLMLKENRTCLSQLLETMKCMKTLVKKYEPPRSEEVAALKQKLEKCHSAELAFNINVKKRKGYEDDEYVSKKSKLEEEEWTDDDLLDSL; this is encoded by the exons ATGTATCACAACAGCAGCCAGAAACGACACTGGACGTTCTCCAGCGAGGAGCAGCTGGGGCGTCTCCGCGCCGACGCCAACCGCAAGTTCAAGTGCAAAGTGGTGGCGAACGGGAAG GGTACAGCATGCATGTACTTCAAGCGTTTTTACCTCAATAACTCAGTAATGGAATATCATCCTCGGATAATAAT gcTCACTTGTGCATTTTTGGCATGCAAAGTAGATGAATTCAATGTGTCTAGTGCACAATTTGTTGGAAATCTTCGGGAGAGCCCACTTGGACAGGAAAAAGCACTTGAACAAATTTTGGAATATGAACTCTTACTTATTCAGCAGCTTAATTTCCACCTTATTGTCCACAATCCTTATCGGCCATTTGAGGGTTTTCTCATTGACTTGAAG actcgTTACCCAGTCCTGGAGAATCcagaaattttaaggaaaacagcTGATGATTTTCTTAATAGAATTGCTTTGACAGATGCTTATCTTTTATATACACCTTCACAGATTGCTCTGACTACCATTTTATCCAGTGCCTCCAGAGCTGGAATTAACATGGAaag ttatttatcaGAAAGTCTTATGCTGAAAGAGAATCGGACCTGTTTGTCACAGTTATTAGAGACAATGAAAT GCATGAAAACCTTAGTAAAAAAGTATGAACCACCAAGATCTGAGGAAGTCGCTGCTCTAAAACAGAAACTAGAGAAGTGTCACAGTGCTGAACTTGCATTTAATATAAACGT aaagaaaaggaaagggtatGAAGATGATGAGTATGTCTCAAAGAAATCTAAGTTGGAGGAG gaaGAATGGACTGATGATGATCTTCTAGATTCCTTATAA